A portion of the Juglans microcarpa x Juglans regia isolate MS1-56 chromosome 1D, Jm3101_v1.0, whole genome shotgun sequence genome contains these proteins:
- the LOC121246714 gene encoding uncharacterized protein LOC121246714 yields the protein MDFVKWGKSPYKRHGGAPHGVLLVVVVALMFVVSSLVGDRGEAITAAIFELLSPVGLLLLPIILLLTIQFLSSKCDSFIFSMFSIDELDTIYRVSSSPMGVVLVLIIILFLLYNCVSIFNGGDDSGE from the coding sequence ATGGACTTTGTAAAGTGGGGCAAATCCCCTTATAAGAGACATGGTGGTGCACCCCACGGTGTCTTACTGGTCGTGGTGGTGGCCCTCATGTTTGTGGTGTCGTCCCTCGTCGGTGACCGGGGTGAGGCCATCACTGCTGCCATCTTCGAGCTGCTAAGCCCTGTGGGCCTTTTGCTCCTCCCCATCATCCTCCTCCTAACCATCCAGTTCCTCTCCTCCAAGTGTGACTCCTTCATCTTTAGCATGTTCTCGATCGACGAGCTCGACACCATTTACAGGGTTAGCAGTTCACCGATGGGAGTCGTGCTCGTTCTGATCATTATTTTGTTCCTCCTTTATAATTGCGTATCGATCTTCAACGGTGGCGATGATTCTGGTGAATAG